Proteins encoded in a region of the Frondihabitans sp. 762G35 genome:
- the hpt gene encoding hypoxanthine phosphoribosyltransferase: MDTSDIEGDLASVLYTEEQIHQKIAEVARQVEIDYADEPPLLVGVLKGAVMVMADFARELRIQAPMDWMAVSSYGSGTKSSGVVRILKDLDSDLHGRHVLIVEDIIDSGLTLSWLLANLKGRGAASVEIFALLRKPEAATVVVDVKYAGFEIPNEFVVGYGLDFDERYRNLRAIGVLAPHVYS; the protein is encoded by the coding sequence ATGGACACCAGCGACATCGAGGGCGACCTCGCCTCCGTCCTCTATACGGAGGAGCAGATCCACCAGAAGATCGCGGAGGTCGCCCGCCAGGTCGAGATCGACTACGCCGACGAGCCGCCGCTGCTGGTCGGGGTGCTCAAGGGGGCCGTCATGGTCATGGCCGACTTCGCCCGGGAGCTCCGGATCCAGGCGCCGATGGACTGGATGGCCGTTTCGTCGTACGGCTCGGGGACGAAATCATCCGGCGTCGTGCGCATCCTGAAGGACCTCGACAGCGACCTGCACGGTCGCCACGTCCTCATCGTCGAGGACATCATCGATTCCGGGCTCACGCTCTCCTGGTTGCTCGCCAACCTCAAGGGCCGCGGAGCCGCGTCCGTCGAGATCTTCGCCCTGCTCCGCAAGCCGGAGGCCGCGACGGTCGTCGTCGACGTCAAATACGCCGGTTTCGAGATCCCCAACGAGTTCGTCGTCGGCTACGGTCTCGACTTCGACGAGCGGTACCGGAACCTCCGCGCGATCGGCGTCCTGGCGCCGCACGTCTACTCCTAG
- the ftsH gene encoding ATP-dependent zinc metalloprotease FtsH gives MDFKRILRGPWLYVLLAVIGIGLAFSLISGSGTNKVTTQEGLQALKDGKVASAKIYSNEQRVDLVLSDGGKQEQFYYSTPRGEEVVTAVSNANLATSANGGYDDVVSQTNPLWSILGLLLPFIVIAALFWFLMSSMQGGGSKVMQFGKSRAKLNNKETPQVSFSDVAGADEAIEELEEIKDFLKEPAKFQAVGARIPKGVLLYGPPGTGKTLLARAVAGEAGVPFFSISGSDFVEMFVGVGASRVRDLFEQAKQNSPAIIFIDEIDAVGRHRGAGIGGGNDEREQTLNQLLVEMDGFDVKTNVILIAATNRPDVLDPALLRPGRFDRQIGVDAPGLEGRKQILEVHGKGKPLSANVNLEVLARKTPGFTGADLANVLNEAALLTARSNAQLIDNRALDEAVDRVMAGPQRRSRVMKDSEKIITAYHEGGHALAAAAMRHTDPVTKITILPRGRALGYTMVLPLEDKYSVTRNELLDQLAYAMGGRVAEEIVFHDPTTGASNDIEKATSTARKMVTEYGMSSKVGSVKLGQGSGEPFMGRDMGERDYSEKIAETVDGEVRVLLEQAHDEAWQVINDNRDILDRLASLLLEKETLDHDELADIFKDVKKLPERPEWLSSSKRPSSDLPAVQIPTRIPVDAGSTDGGVDSEPTAKPSRKRPPRTTPGIAPA, from the coding sequence ATGGACTTCAAGCGCATTCTCCGCGGCCCCTGGCTGTACGTGCTCCTCGCCGTGATCGGCATCGGCCTCGCCTTCTCGCTGATCTCGGGCTCGGGCACCAACAAGGTCACCACCCAGGAGGGGCTCCAGGCCCTGAAGGACGGCAAGGTCGCCTCCGCCAAGATCTACAGTAACGAGCAGCGCGTCGACCTCGTCCTGAGCGACGGCGGCAAGCAGGAGCAGTTCTACTACTCCACTCCGCGCGGCGAGGAGGTCGTGACCGCGGTCTCGAACGCCAACCTCGCGACGTCCGCGAACGGCGGCTACGACGACGTGGTCAGCCAGACGAACCCGCTCTGGTCGATCCTCGGTCTGCTCCTGCCCTTCATCGTCATCGCGGCGCTGTTCTGGTTCCTCATGTCGAGCATGCAGGGCGGCGGCAGCAAGGTCATGCAGTTCGGCAAATCGCGCGCCAAGCTCAACAACAAGGAGACCCCGCAGGTCTCGTTCTCCGACGTGGCCGGTGCCGACGAGGCGATCGAGGAGCTCGAGGAGATCAAGGACTTCCTCAAGGAGCCCGCGAAGTTCCAGGCCGTCGGCGCCCGGATCCCGAAGGGCGTGCTGCTCTACGGCCCTCCCGGAACCGGCAAGACCCTTCTCGCGCGCGCCGTCGCCGGTGAGGCCGGAGTGCCCTTCTTCTCCATCTCGGGCTCCGACTTCGTCGAGATGTTCGTCGGCGTCGGTGCGAGCCGCGTCCGCGACCTCTTCGAGCAGGCCAAGCAGAACAGCCCCGCCATCATCTTCATCGACGAGATCGACGCCGTCGGTCGCCACCGCGGAGCCGGCATCGGCGGCGGCAACGACGAGCGCGAGCAGACCCTCAACCAGCTCCTGGTCGAGATGGACGGCTTCGACGTCAAGACGAACGTCATCCTGATCGCCGCGACCAACCGTCCCGACGTCCTCGACCCGGCGCTCCTCCGTCCCGGCCGCTTCGACCGCCAGATCGGCGTCGACGCACCGGGGCTCGAGGGCCGCAAGCAGATCCTCGAGGTGCACGGCAAGGGCAAGCCGCTCTCGGCGAACGTCAACCTCGAGGTCCTCGCCCGCAAGACGCCCGGCTTCACCGGCGCCGACCTGGCGAACGTCCTCAACGAGGCGGCGCTCCTCACCGCCCGCAGCAACGCGCAGCTGATCGACAACCGCGCCCTCGACGAGGCCGTCGACCGCGTCATGGCCGGTCCGCAGCGTCGGAGCCGCGTCATGAAGGACAGCGAGAAGATCATCACCGCCTACCACGAGGGTGGACACGCCCTCGCCGCCGCCGCGATGCGCCACACCGACCCGGTCACGAAGATCACGATCCTCCCGCGCGGACGGGCCCTCGGCTACACGATGGTCCTGCCCCTGGAGGACAAGTACTCCGTCACCCGCAACGAGCTGCTCGACCAGCTCGCCTACGCCATGGGCGGCCGCGTCGCCGAGGAGATCGTCTTCCACGACCCGACCACCGGTGCGTCGAACGACATCGAGAAGGCCACGTCCACGGCCCGCAAGATGGTGACCGAGTACGGCATGTCGTCGAAGGTCGGCTCCGTCAAGCTCGGCCAGGGCTCGGGCGAGCCCTTCATGGGCCGCGACATGGGCGAGCGCGACTACTCGGAGAAGATCGCCGAGACGGTCGACGGCGAGGTGCGCGTCCTGCTGGAGCAGGCGCACGACGAGGCGTGGCAGGTCATCAACGACAACCGCGACATCCTCGACCGACTCGCGAGCCTCCTCCTCGAGAAGGAGACGCTCGACCACGACGAGCTGGCCGACATCTTCAAGGACGTCAAGAAGCTCCCCGAGCGCCCCGAGTGGCTGTCCAGCTCCAAGCGCCCCTCGTCCGACCTGCCGGCGGTCCAGATCCCCACGCGGATCCCCGTCGACGCGGGTTCGACCGACGGCGGAGTCGACTCCGAGCCGACCGCGAAGCCCTCGCGCAAGCGTCCTCCGCGCACCACCCCCGGCATCGCTCCCGCCTGA
- the folP gene encoding dihydropteroate synthase: MGILNVTLDSFSDGGRFARFDDAIAHARALVAEGADIIDVGGESTRPGAPRVEVHEEQRRVVPIIRELVALGLRVSIDTMNAATAFAAVEAGASIINDVSGGLADDNMAQVVADTDSTYIAMHWRGHSATMAEKATYTDTVAEVKAELFQRVAELVVQGVDPDRIVIDPGLGFAKLTEHNWQLLGHLHELGEIGLPILVAASRKRFLGALLPDEAGVRERDPATAVISALGAQVGAWAVRVHDVASTRAALDVWEAWQKGSRG, from the coding sequence ATGGGCATCCTCAACGTCACGCTCGACTCGTTCAGCGACGGCGGTCGTTTCGCCCGCTTCGACGACGCGATCGCCCACGCGCGGGCGCTCGTCGCGGAGGGCGCCGACATCATCGACGTCGGCGGCGAGTCGACCCGGCCCGGTGCGCCGCGCGTCGAGGTGCACGAGGAGCAGCGCCGCGTCGTCCCGATCATCCGCGAGCTCGTCGCCCTCGGCCTCCGCGTGAGCATCGACACCATGAACGCGGCCACCGCGTTCGCCGCCGTCGAGGCGGGCGCGAGCATCATCAACGACGTCTCGGGCGGGCTGGCCGACGACAACATGGCGCAGGTCGTCGCCGACACCGACAGCACCTACATCGCGATGCACTGGCGCGGTCACAGCGCGACCATGGCCGAGAAGGCGACGTACACGGACACCGTCGCGGAGGTCAAGGCGGAGCTGTTCCAGCGCGTCGCGGAGCTCGTCGTCCAGGGTGTCGACCCCGACCGGATCGTGATCGACCCGGGCCTCGGCTTCGCGAAGCTCACCGAGCACAACTGGCAGCTGCTGGGCCACCTCCACGAGCTCGGCGAGATCGGTCTGCCGATCCTCGTGGCCGCGTCGCGGAAGCGCTTCCTGGGTGCTCTCCTCCCCGACGAGGCGGGCGTGCGCGAGCGCGATCCCGCCACCGCCGTCATCAGCGCCCTCGGCGCACAGGTGGGTGCGTGGGCCGTCCGGGTCCACGACGTCGCCTCCACCCGCGCCGCCCTCGACGTCTGGGAAGCGTGGCAGAAAGGATCCCGTGGTTGA
- the folB gene encoding dihydroneopterin aldolase, producing the protein MVDQLRLIGVRATGNHGVFDFEREQGQEFVVDVVVDIDARASASSSDLDQTVHYGVLAEEIVRDIENDPVDLIETLAERIAATVLSHPAALRTSVTVHKPQAPITVPFADVSITIDRGRS; encoded by the coding sequence GTGGTTGATCAGCTGAGACTCATCGGAGTGCGCGCGACGGGGAACCACGGGGTCTTCGACTTCGAACGCGAGCAGGGGCAGGAGTTCGTCGTCGACGTCGTCGTCGACATCGACGCCCGCGCGTCCGCGTCGTCGAGCGACCTCGACCAGACCGTGCACTACGGCGTCCTCGCCGAGGAGATCGTCCGCGACATCGAGAACGATCCCGTCGACCTGATCGAGACGCTGGCGGAGCGGATCGCGGCGACGGTGCTCTCGCACCCTGCGGCCCTCCGCACCAGCGTCACGGTGCACAAGCCGCAGGCGCCCATCACCGTGCCGTTCGCCGACGTGTCGATCACGATCGACCGGGGGCGCTCGTGA
- the folK gene encoding 2-amino-4-hydroxy-6-hydroxymethyldihydropteridine diphosphokinase, whose amino-acid sequence MSPTVRAVIALGSNLGDRDATLRGAVADIAAIEGVVVVGASVPIESVAVTLAGLDDSKPNYLNGVVVVDTTLEPEPLLRELNRIESEHGRVRLERWGDRTLDLDLIVHGDDVRDTGVLTLPHPRAAERSFVLEPWLQVEPDASLPGGERVADLLGALGDPVAHVPGAEPLDVAPAGRRATTGGAA is encoded by the coding sequence GTGAGCCCGACCGTCCGCGCCGTGATCGCTCTGGGCTCGAACCTCGGCGACCGCGACGCCACCCTCCGCGGGGCCGTCGCCGACATCGCGGCGATCGAGGGCGTCGTGGTCGTCGGAGCGTCCGTGCCCATCGAGTCGGTCGCCGTGACCCTCGCGGGGCTCGACGACTCCAAGCCGAACTACCTCAACGGAGTCGTCGTCGTCGACACGACCCTCGAGCCGGAGCCGCTGCTCCGGGAGCTCAACCGCATCGAGTCGGAGCACGGCCGTGTCCGCCTCGAACGCTGGGGCGACCGCACCCTCGATCTGGATCTGATCGTGCACGGCGACGACGTCCGAGACACGGGGGTCCTGACCCTCCCGCACCCGCGCGCCGCCGAGCGCTCGTTCGTTCTCGAGCCGTGGCTCCAGGTGGAGCCCGACGCGTCGCTGCCCGGCGGGGAGCGCGTGGCCGACCTGCTCGGCGCGCTGGGCGACCCCGTGGCGCACGTCCCGGGGGCGGAACCGCTCGACGTGGCTCCTGCGGGCCGCCGCGCGACGACCGGGGGCGCCGCGTGA
- a CDS encoding DUF3180 family protein, translating into MTRTRPSTIVALLIVAVVAGFAFDAVLAATLRPVAVPPLSLGLVLLAIAAIVVSLAVPVFRVARGRTREPIDAYYATRVVLMAKASSLSGSLFGGFVGGMLIYMLTRGVPVAASSALPTIVSVVGGLVLLAGGLVAEFMCTVPPSDDDDGDGGKPQRI; encoded by the coding sequence GTGACACGCACCCGCCCGTCCACCATCGTGGCGCTGCTGATCGTCGCCGTCGTGGCCGGCTTCGCCTTCGACGCCGTGCTCGCGGCGACGCTCCGACCGGTCGCCGTGCCCCCGCTGTCCCTCGGGCTCGTCCTCCTGGCCATCGCCGCCATCGTCGTCTCGCTCGCGGTGCCGGTGTTCCGCGTGGCCCGCGGTCGCACCAGGGAGCCCATCGACGCCTACTACGCGACGCGCGTCGTGCTGATGGCCAAGGCGTCGAGCCTCTCCGGGTCGCTCTTCGGCGGGTTCGTGGGAGGGATGCTGATCTACATGCTGACCCGCGGGGTCCCGGTCGCGGCCTCCTCCGCCCTCCCGACGATCGTCTCGGTCGTGGGCGGCCTCGTGCTGCTCGCGGGAGGCCTCGTGGCCGAGTTCATGTGCACCGTCCCGCCGAGCGACGACGACGACGGCGACGGCGGCAAGCCCCAGCGGATCTGA
- a CDS encoding PH domain-containing protein has product MTDRLDLPEATWTRVSPLYKWPQMGSYALSGLVVAALSAFTWFSGAWWAYALTAVILVITIVVVAFVPRRVRAIGYQLREDDLLVRRGILFLRFVAVPYGRMQLIDVNRGPVVRALGLSDLKFVTAAASSAVTIPGVPAEEAERLRDRLVELAETRRAGL; this is encoded by the coding sequence GTGACCGACCGACTCGATCTGCCGGAGGCCACCTGGACCCGTGTCTCCCCGCTCTACAAGTGGCCGCAGATGGGCAGCTACGCCCTGTCGGGTCTCGTCGTCGCCGCCCTCAGCGCCTTCACCTGGTTCAGCGGCGCGTGGTGGGCCTACGCCCTGACGGCCGTCATCCTCGTGATCACGATCGTCGTGGTCGCCTTCGTGCCCCGGCGGGTGCGCGCGATCGGCTACCAGCTCCGGGAGGACGACCTCCTCGTCCGCCGCGGCATCCTCTTCCTCCGCTTCGTCGCCGTCCCCTACGGCAGGATGCAGCTCATCGACGTCAACCGCGGCCCCGTCGTCCGCGCTCTCGGCCTCAGCGACCTGAAGTTCGTCACCGCCGCGGCCTCGTCCGCCGTCACCATCCCCGGCGTCCCGGCCGAGGAGGCCGAGCGCCTGCGCGACCGCCTCGTCGAACTGGCCGAGACCCGGCGGGCGGGGCTGTGA
- a CDS encoding PH domain-containing protein, protein MSQEPQPGPARHGGWQPGAPDERPAPAGPPPAVAQLTDGEWHRLHPATPLLKGGIVFVVIVGYLVNSFRDRILQVFVPDPGGASSADGDPVQYVVGHGLVGIVVLSIIALLLVIIGIFYLSWRMSTFRVTEEFVEVRSGIVFRTNRRARLDRIQGINIERKLLPRLVGAAKLEIDQAGHDANVPLAYLRSASADDLRREILRRASGTKASEAQDARRGPSGEGVIEQRLNEFLAAPLGEDGAAPHSVVTMRLGRLVGSAVLSGFTLFILAIVAAVVVSIATTGQYFLLFAFFPTLLGSFSYYSRRIVKSLRYSIASTRDGIRIGWGLISTTNETLPPGRIHSIRLSQPLLWRPFGWWEVKINRASHSRTRGADNQANTTILPVGSKDDVSRVLQLILPQLVGLTAADLDAADDVRDGALDPADAAAVAARQPELAVEQSGRALSLIEAGMTSTGAEGGFTTSPPRGRILRWFSWRRNGFRTAPGALLLRKGAIWRELVVVPLPRLQSVGLRQGPLLRRLRLAEVDLHTVHGPIVASIGALDEQDARAFFATASRDAVVAARADRTHRWLEGAAGHAAAPTWAPPSAEERRPGGDA, encoded by the coding sequence GTGAGTCAGGAGCCGCAGCCCGGCCCGGCTCGTCACGGCGGCTGGCAGCCCGGCGCCCCCGACGAGCGACCGGCCCCGGCCGGTCCGCCTCCCGCCGTCGCTCAGCTCACCGACGGCGAGTGGCACCGGCTGCACCCGGCCACGCCCCTCCTCAAGGGCGGCATCGTCTTCGTCGTCATCGTCGGCTACCTCGTCAACAGCTTCCGAGACCGCATCCTGCAGGTCTTCGTGCCCGACCCGGGCGGAGCCTCGTCGGCCGACGGCGACCCCGTGCAGTACGTGGTCGGCCACGGCCTGGTCGGGATCGTCGTGCTCTCGATCATCGCCCTCCTCCTCGTCATCATCGGCATCTTCTACCTGTCGTGGCGCATGAGCACCTTCCGGGTGACCGAGGAGTTCGTCGAGGTCCGCAGCGGCATCGTCTTCCGGACGAACCGTCGCGCGCGCCTCGACCGCATCCAGGGCATCAACATCGAGCGGAAGCTCCTGCCCCGACTCGTCGGCGCCGCGAAGCTCGAGATCGACCAGGCGGGTCACGACGCGAACGTGCCGCTCGCCTACCTGCGGAGCGCCTCCGCGGACGACCTGCGCCGCGAGATCCTGCGGCGCGCCAGCGGTACCAAGGCCTCCGAGGCGCAGGATGCCCGGCGCGGCCCCTCCGGCGAGGGCGTCATCGAGCAGCGGCTCAACGAGTTCCTGGCGGCACCGCTGGGCGAGGACGGCGCCGCGCCCCACTCCGTCGTGACCATGCGCCTCGGCCGACTGGTCGGCTCGGCCGTGCTCAGCGGCTTCACGCTGTTCATCCTCGCGATCGTGGCCGCGGTCGTCGTGAGCATCGCGACGACGGGCCAGTACTTCCTGCTCTTCGCGTTCTTCCCGACGCTGCTCGGCTCGTTCTCGTACTACTCGCGGCGGATCGTGAAGTCGCTCCGCTACTCGATCGCCTCGACCCGCGACGGCATCCGCATCGGCTGGGGCCTGATCTCGACCACCAACGAGACGCTCCCGCCCGGGCGCATCCACTCCATCCGCCTGAGCCAGCCGCTGCTGTGGCGCCCGTTCGGCTGGTGGGAGGTCAAGATCAACCGCGCCTCGCACTCGCGCACCCGAGGTGCCGACAACCAGGCCAACACGACGATCCTGCCGGTCGGCAGCAAGGACGACGTCTCCCGCGTGCTGCAGCTGATCCTGCCGCAGCTCGTCGGGCTGACGGCGGCCGATCTCGACGCCGCCGACGACGTGCGCGACGGAGCTCTCGACCCCGCGGACGCCGCGGCCGTCGCCGCGAGGCAGCCGGAGCTCGCCGTCGAGCAATCCGGCCGGGCCCTGTCGCTCATCGAGGCGGGCATGACCTCGACGGGAGCCGAGGGCGGGTTCACCACGTCGCCGCCCCGTGGCCGGATACTGCGCTGGTTCTCCTGGCGTCGGAACGGGTTCCGCACGGCACCGGGCGCGCTTCTGCTCCGCAAGGGCGCGATCTGGCGCGAGCTCGTGGTCGTGCCGCTGCCGCGCCTGCAGAGCGTCGGCCTCCGGCAGGGGCCGCTCCTGCGTCGGCTCCGCCTGGCCGAGGTCGACCTGCACACCGTCCACGGGCCGATCGTGGCGTCCATCGGGGCCCTCGACGAGCAGGATGCGCGGGCCTTCTTCGCGACCGCCTCCCGCGACGCCGTGGTCGCGGCGCGCGCCGACCGGACGCATCGCTGGCTCGAGGGGGCCGCCGGTCACGCGGCGGCTCCGACCTGGGCACCCCCGAGCGCCGAGGAGCGCCGGCCGGGAGGCGACGCGTGA
- a CDS encoding Rossmann-like and DUF2520 domain-containing protein translates to MTASRPSGRLGVGIVGAGHVGPVLGAALAAAGHAIVGISAVSERSRDRADAILPGVPVLTVQQVVERSELVLLAVPDDQLEALVEGLAATRAWQAGQLVVHTSPVHGLAVLAPARAAGAIPLAIHPALQFTGTTVDLVRLRDAYCAVTAPGPVLPIGQALVVEMGAEPVVVEEEDRPKYAEAVETATTFSAAIVSQSVGLLRELGMPEPGRVIAPLVRSAMDRALGVADTSVGPGTIEMASFDDDATAT, encoded by the coding sequence GTGACCGCGTCGCGCCCGAGCGGGCGGCTCGGCGTGGGCATCGTCGGCGCCGGCCACGTCGGCCCGGTCCTCGGTGCCGCCCTGGCCGCCGCCGGACACGCGATCGTCGGCATCTCGGCCGTCTCCGAGCGGAGCCGAGACCGGGCGGACGCGATCCTGCCCGGCGTCCCCGTCCTGACCGTCCAGCAGGTCGTCGAACGGAGCGAGCTCGTGCTCCTGGCCGTGCCGGACGACCAGCTCGAGGCGCTGGTCGAGGGGCTCGCGGCGACACGGGCCTGGCAGGCGGGGCAGCTGGTCGTGCACACGTCGCCCGTCCACGGACTCGCGGTCCTGGCTCCTGCCCGCGCCGCGGGGGCGATCCCGCTCGCCATCCACCCCGCCCTCCAGTTCACCGGCACGACCGTCGACCTCGTGCGCCTGCGCGACGCCTACTGCGCGGTCACGGCACCCGGGCCCGTGCTGCCGATCGGGCAGGCGCTCGTCGTCGAGATGGGCGCGGAGCCGGTGGTCGTCGAGGAGGAGGACCGCCCGAAGTACGCGGAGGCCGTCGAGACGGCGACGACCTTCTCCGCCGCGATCGTGTCGCAGTCGGTGGGGCTCCTGCGCGAACTCGGGATGCCCGAGCCGGGGCGCGTCATCGCCCCCCTCGTGCGGTCGGCGATGGACCGCGCGCTGGGCGTCGCGGACACCTCCGTCGGCCCCGGTACCATCGAGATGGCCTCGTTCGACGACGACGCCACCGCCACCTGA
- the lysS gene encoding lysine--tRNA ligase — MTDASAVASDLGPSEAEVSEQKAVRLAKRERLIESGVGAYPVGVPITTTIPEVRERFAELETDTATGEIVGLAGRVVHARNTGKLCFAALQSGDGARIQAMVSLAEVGDESLALWKELVDLGDHVFVSGEVISSRRGELSVLVKEWAIASKAILPLPNLHTELSEESRVRTRYLDLIVREQARTTVRTRARVMQSLRSTFDSHGYLEVETPMLQTIHGGAAARPFSTHSNAFDTELFLRIAPELFLKRAVVGGIDRVFEINRNFRNEGADSTHSPEFAMVEAYQAYGDYNQMADLTQEMIQKAAIAVSGSTTVTWADGTLYDLGGDWDRLPMYESLSEASGTRITPDSELPVLQAMASDLGITVAQETHGKLVEELWEHFVKGGLTRPTFVTDFPVDTSPLVRAHRSKPGVVEKWDLYVRGFELATAYSELVDPVVQRERFVEQATLAARGDVEAMRLDEDFLRALEHGMPPSGGMGMGIDRLLMALTGLGIRETILFPLVK, encoded by the coding sequence GTGACTGACGCCTCTGCCGTAGCCTCCGACCTCGGTCCCAGCGAAGCCGAGGTCTCCGAGCAGAAGGCCGTCCGCCTCGCCAAGCGGGAGCGGCTCATCGAGTCGGGCGTCGGAGCGTACCCGGTCGGCGTCCCGATCACCACGACGATCCCCGAGGTGCGCGAGCGCTTCGCCGAGCTCGAGACCGACACCGCCACCGGCGAGATCGTCGGCCTCGCCGGCCGCGTCGTCCACGCCCGCAACACGGGCAAGCTCTGCTTCGCGGCTCTGCAGTCGGGCGACGGCGCGCGGATCCAGGCGATGGTGTCTCTGGCTGAGGTGGGCGACGAGTCGCTCGCCCTCTGGAAGGAGCTCGTCGACCTCGGAGACCACGTCTTCGTCTCCGGCGAGGTCATCTCGTCGAGGCGGGGCGAGCTGAGCGTCCTCGTGAAGGAGTGGGCGATCGCGTCGAAGGCGATCCTGCCGCTGCCGAACCTCCACACCGAGCTGAGCGAGGAGAGCCGCGTCCGCACGCGCTACCTCGACCTGATCGTCCGCGAGCAGGCGCGCACGACGGTCCGCACCCGGGCCCGGGTCATGCAGTCGCTCCGGAGCACTTTCGACTCGCACGGCTACCTCGAGGTCGAGACGCCGATGCTGCAGACCATCCACGGAGGGGCCGCCGCCCGCCCCTTCTCGACGCACTCGAACGCGTTCGACACCGAGCTCTTCCTCCGCATCGCGCCGGAGCTGTTCCTCAAGCGGGCCGTCGTCGGAGGAATCGACCGCGTCTTCGAGATCAACCGCAACTTCCGCAACGAGGGCGCCGACTCGACGCACTCGCCCGAGTTCGCGATGGTCGAGGCGTACCAGGCCTACGGCGACTACAACCAGATGGCCGATCTCACGCAGGAGATGATCCAGAAGGCGGCGATCGCCGTCTCCGGGTCCACCACCGTCACGTGGGCCGACGGCACGCTCTACGACCTCGGCGGCGACTGGGACCGCCTGCCGATGTACGAGTCGCTGTCCGAGGCGAGCGGCACGCGCATCACGCCCGACTCCGAGCTGCCGGTCCTCCAGGCGATGGCCTCCGACCTCGGCATCACGGTCGCGCAGGAGACCCACGGCAAGCTCGTCGAGGAGCTCTGGGAGCACTTCGTCAAGGGCGGTCTCACCCGGCCGACCTTCGTCACCGACTTCCCCGTCGACACCTCGCCGCTCGTCCGGGCGCACCGCTCCAAGCCCGGCGTCGTCGAGAAGTGGGACCTCTACGTCCGCGGGTTCGAGCTCGCCACGGCCTATTCGGAGCTCGTCGACCCCGTCGTCCAGCGCGAGCGCTTCGTGGAGCAGGCCACCCTGGCCGCCCGCGGCGACGTCGAGGCGATGCGTCTCGACGAGGACTTCCTCCGCGCGCTCGAGCACGGTATGCCGCCGTCGGGGGGCATGGGCATGGGGATCGACCGCCTGCTCATGGCGCTCACCGGGCTCGGCATCCGCGAGACGATCCTCTTCCCGCTCGTCAAGTAG
- a CDS encoding sigma-70 family RNA polymerase sigma factor, with protein sequence MSIAVDHHVRENTTGATSTPQSAVSADEEVEVEVLGAVRGASTDQVGDYLRHIGRMPLLDAAEETEIARRIEVGLFAEEKLASLEAAGTVSADDRRDYKWLIHDGERAKDRMITANLRLVVSIAKRYTQRGLPFMDVIQEGNLGLVRAVEKFDYTQGYKFSTYATWWIRQAIARGLADKARAIRIPVHTVERINRISRAERDLTVDLGRAPTVDEVAAEVAMEVSDLVDLKSRSHEPVSIHTVVGDAEDSELGDFIEDEETPSPGEATESSMLNRDIHQLVEALPEDEARVIRMRFGLDDDQPMTLDEISKRVHSSRQAVSRVESRARLRMFAKAVSQDLHLYLQ encoded by the coding sequence ATGTCGATCGCAGTTGATCATCACGTCCGCGAGAACACCACCGGTGCCACGAGCACCCCGCAGTCCGCTGTCAGCGCCGACGAAGAGGTCGAAGTCGAGGTCCTCGGCGCGGTCCGCGGTGCGAGCACCGACCAGGTCGGCGACTACCTCCGCCACATCGGCCGCATGCCGCTGCTCGACGCCGCCGAGGAGACCGAGATCGCCCGCCGGATCGAGGTGGGCCTGTTCGCCGAGGAGAAGCTCGCCTCGCTCGAGGCCGCCGGCACCGTCTCGGCCGACGACCGCCGCGACTACAAGTGGCTCATCCACGACGGCGAGCGTGCCAAGGACCGCATGATCACCGCGAACCTCCGCCTCGTCGTGTCGATCGCCAAGCGCTACACGCAGCGCGGGCTCCCCTTCATGGACGTCATCCAGGAGGGCAACCTCGGTCTCGTCCGCGCCGTCGAGAAGTTCGACTACACGCAGGGCTACAAGTTCTCGACCTACGCCACCTGGTGGATCCGTCAGGCCATCGCCCGCGGCCTCGCCGACAAGGCGCGCGCCATCCGCATCCCGGTGCACACCGTCGAGCGCATCAACCGCATCTCGCGCGCCGAGCGCGACCTCACCGTCGACCTGGGCCGTGCGCCGACCGTCGACGAGGTGGCCGCCGAGGTCGCCATGGAGGTCTCCGACCTCGTCGATCTCAAGTCGCGCTCGCACGAGCCGGTCTCGATCCACACGGTCGTCGGCGATGCCGAGGACAGCGAGCTCGGGGACTTCATCGAGGACGAGGAGACCCCGTCGCCCGGCGAGGCCACCGAGTCGTCGATGCTCAACCGCGACATCCACCAGCTCGTCGAGGCGCTGCCGGAGGACGAGGCGCGTGTGATCCGCATGCGCTTCGGCCTGGACGACGACCAGCCGATGACCCTCGACGAGATCTCGAAGCGCGTCCACTCGTCGCGCCAGGCCGTGTCGCGCGTCGAGAGCCGTGCCCGCCTCCGCATGTTCGCCAAGGCCGTGTCGCAGGATCTCCACCTCTACCTCCAGTAG